The following proteins come from a genomic window of Pseudomonas sp. MAG733B:
- a CDS encoding MFS transporter has translation MPIALLALTLSAFAIGTTEFVIVGLLPTIGADLGVSLPSAGLLVSLYALGVAVGAPVLTALTGKVPRKLLLLSLMVLFTLGNLLAWKAPSYESLILARIVTGLAHGVFFSIGSTIATSLVPKEKAASAIAIMFTGLTVALVTGVPLGTFIGQHFGWRETFLAVSALGVIAFIGSLLYVPKNIAHSKPASLLQQLQVLKQPRLLLVYAMTAVGYGGSFIAFTFLAPILQDISGFSASTVSLVLLVYGISVAVGNIWGGKLADKRGPISALKIIFALLAAVLFVLTFTAGNPWLALATVLVWGAVAFGNVPGLQVYVVRQAEHHTPHAVDVASGLNIAAFNLGIAGGAWGGGLIVAHMGLIHTAWIGGLVVLVALALTAWSGRLDCLGPVYAESSTRVVAGH, from the coding sequence ATGCCCATTGCCTTGCTCGCGCTGACCCTCAGCGCCTTTGCCATCGGGACGACCGAGTTCGTCATCGTTGGCCTGCTACCGACCATCGGCGCCGACCTCGGCGTCAGCCTGCCGTCCGCCGGCCTGCTGGTCAGCCTCTATGCATTGGGAGTCGCCGTCGGCGCCCCGGTGCTGACCGCCCTGACCGGCAAAGTGCCGCGCAAATTGTTGCTGTTGTCGTTGATGGTGCTGTTCACCCTCGGCAATCTGCTGGCGTGGAAAGCACCGAGCTACGAGTCGCTGATCCTGGCGCGGATCGTCACCGGCCTGGCCCACGGGGTGTTTTTCTCGATCGGTTCGACCATCGCCACCAGTCTAGTGCCCAAGGAAAAAGCCGCCAGCGCGATCGCCATCATGTTCACTGGCCTGACCGTGGCCTTGGTTACCGGCGTGCCGTTGGGTACCTTCATCGGTCAGCATTTCGGCTGGCGTGAAACCTTCCTCGCGGTGTCGGCATTGGGCGTAATCGCCTTTATCGGCAGCCTGCTCTATGTGCCGAAAAACATCGCCCACAGCAAACCTGCGTCGCTGCTACAGCAATTGCAGGTACTCAAACAGCCTCGGTTGCTGCTGGTGTACGCCATGACCGCTGTGGGTTACGGCGGATCGTTCATCGCGTTCACCTTTCTGGCGCCGATTCTTCAGGACATCTCGGGTTTCAGCGCCAGCACCGTTAGCCTGGTGTTGCTGGTCTACGGCATCTCGGTGGCCGTCGGCAACATCTGGGGCGGCAAACTGGCGGACAAACGCGGCCCGATCAGCGCCCTGAAAATCATCTTCGCCCTGCTCGCCGCCGTGCTGTTCGTGCTGACCTTCACCGCCGGCAATCCATGGCTGGCGCTGGCTACCGTGCTGGTGTGGGGGGCCGTGGCGTTCGGCAACGTGCCGGGGTTGCAGGTTTATGTGGTGCGTCAGGCCGAACATCACACGCCGCACGCGGTGGATGTAGCGTCCGGCCTGAACATTGCGGCATTCAACCTCGGTATCGCCGGTGGCGCGTGGGGCGGTGGCTTGATCGTTGCCCACATGGGCTTGATCCATACCGCGTGGATTGGCGGGCTGGTGGTGCTGGTGGCACTGGCACTGACGGCGTGGAGCGGTCGACTGGATTGCCTCGGTCCGGTGTATGCCGAGAGCTCGACCCGCGTCGTCGCCGGTCACTGA
- a CDS encoding DUF72 domain-containing protein, giving the protein MAAIHIGISGWRYTPWRGDFYPKGLPQRRELQFASRAVNSIEINGSFYALQRPERYAQWYAETPPNFVFSVKAPRFITHIKRLRDIHKPLANFFASGVLELKEKLGPILWQFPPNFKFDAELFENFLEQLPHDTEQAAALARQHDSHLHGHASLKAYKKKPVRHAVEIRNDSFVDAAFVRLLKRYNTALVIADTAGKWPYREDITSDFVYLRLHGAEELYASGYTSQALKRWGDRIEAWHHGKQPHDPQLIAPRLKARARKSREVFCYFDNDIKVRAPFDARRLLERFDLAKDLLTAPGEPVTEGALP; this is encoded by the coding sequence ATGGCGGCGATTCACATCGGAATTTCAGGTTGGCGCTACACGCCCTGGCGGGGGGATTTCTACCCAAAGGGCTTACCGCAGAGACGCGAGTTGCAATTCGCGTCGCGGGCGGTCAACAGCATCGAAATCAATGGATCGTTTTACGCCTTGCAACGGCCGGAACGCTATGCCCAGTGGTACGCCGAAACCCCACCGAACTTCGTGTTCAGCGTCAAGGCTCCGCGTTTCATCACCCACATAAAACGTCTGCGGGACATCCATAAACCCTTGGCGAATTTCTTTGCTTCCGGGGTTCTGGAGCTCAAGGAAAAGCTTGGGCCGATCCTCTGGCAGTTTCCACCCAACTTCAAATTCGATGCCGAGCTGTTCGAAAACTTCCTCGAACAATTACCCCACGACACCGAACAGGCGGCCGCCCTCGCCCGCCAGCACGACTCGCATCTGCATGGTCACGCCAGCCTCAAGGCGTACAAGAAAAAACCTGTGCGCCACGCCGTGGAGATCCGCAACGACAGCTTCGTCGACGCGGCCTTCGTCCGCCTGCTCAAGCGCTACAACACGGCTCTGGTGATCGCCGACACCGCCGGTAAATGGCCGTATCGCGAAGACATCACCAGCGATTTCGTTTACCTGCGTCTGCACGGTGCCGAAGAACTCTACGCCAGCGGTTACACATCGCAGGCACTGAAACGCTGGGGCGACCGGATCGAGGCCTGGCATCACGGCAAGCAACCACACGACCCGCAGTTGATCGCGCCCAGACTGAAGGCCAGAGCCCGCAAGTCCCGCGAGGTGTTCTGCTATTTCGATAACGACATCAAGGTCCGCGCGCCTTTCGATGCCAGGCGGCTGCTGGAGCGTTTCGATCTCGCCAAAGACTTGCTCACTGCCCCCGGCGAACCCGTTACCGAAGGAGCGCTGCCATGA